The following coding sequences lie in one Flavobacterium sp. 20NA77.7 genomic window:
- a CDS encoding PfkB family carbohydrate kinase, with protein MSKLLIVGTVAFDAIETPFGKTDKILGGAGTFIGLSASFFNVDSAIVSVVGEDFPQEYLDLLQQKNINIEGIEVVKGGKTFFWSGRYHNDMNSRDTLATELNVLADFNPVVPQAYKDAEIVMLGNLHPLVQSSVLNQMTQKPKLVVLDTMNFWMDCALPELLDVMKRVDVITINDEEARQLSGEYSLVKAAAKIHTMGPKYVVIKKGEHGALLFHNKEVFFAPALPLEEVFDPTGAGDTFAGGFSGYIAQTGDTSFSNMKNAIIYGSNLASFCVEKFGTQRMEQLQKEEVLSRLQQFKSLTQFEIELE; from the coding sequence ATGAGCAAATTATTAATTGTTGGAACAGTAGCTTTTGATGCTATTGAAACACCTTTTGGAAAAACAGATAAAATTTTAGGAGGCGCAGGAACATTTATAGGGCTTTCTGCCTCATTTTTTAATGTAGATTCGGCGATTGTATCTGTGGTAGGAGAAGATTTTCCACAAGAATATTTAGATTTATTACAACAAAAAAACATCAATATAGAAGGAATAGAAGTGGTTAAAGGCGGAAAAACGTTTTTTTGGAGCGGACGCTACCACAATGACATGAATTCTCGTGATACACTAGCTACTGAGTTAAATGTGCTGGCAGATTTTAATCCTGTTGTTCCACAAGCTTACAAAGATGCTGAAATAGTTATGTTGGGCAATTTACATCCTTTGGTACAATCTAGCGTTTTGAATCAAATGACGCAAAAACCAAAGTTAGTGGTATTAGACACGATGAATTTTTGGATGGATTGTGCATTACCCGAATTACTTGACGTGATGAAACGTGTAGATGTAATTACAATTAATGATGAAGAAGCACGACAATTATCGGGCGAATATTCATTAGTAAAAGCAGCAGCTAAAATTCATACTATGGGACCTAAATATGTTGTGATTAAAAAAGGAGAACACGGTGCATTATTGTTCCATAACAAAGAAGTGTTTTTTGCACCAGCGTTACCGTTAGAAGAAGTTTTTGATCCAACAGGAGCGGGAGATACTTTTGCAGGTGGTTTTTCGGGCTACATTGCTCAAACTGGCGATACGTCTTTTTCAAACATGAAAAACGCAATTATTTATGGATCTAATTTAGCATCTTTTTGTGTAGAAAAATTTGGAACACAAAGAATGGAGCAATTGCAAAAAGAAGAAGTGTTGAGTAGATTACAACAATTTAAATCATTAACACAATTCGAAATAGAATTAGAATAG
- the rnhA gene encoding ribonuclease HI, whose translation MQNQVYLYTDGAAKGNPGPGGYGVLLELAGSSYKKEYYEGFRRTTNNRMELLAVIVGLEKLRKPNTQVLVVSDSKYVVDAVEKGWVFSWEKKYFSGKKNSDLWMRFLKVYRKHQVKFQWIKGHNNHPQNERCDQLAVMASQQEKLAVDAFYEREEEKLL comes from the coding sequence ATGCAAAACCAAGTTTATTTATATACAGATGGCGCCGCAAAGGGAAATCCTGGGCCTGGAGGATATGGAGTTTTGTTAGAGCTAGCAGGTTCGTCTTATAAAAAAGAGTATTATGAAGGATTTAGACGCACCACAAATAACAGAATGGAATTGTTAGCCGTAATCGTTGGTTTAGAAAAATTAAGAAAACCTAATACACAGGTTTTGGTTGTTTCTGATTCTAAATATGTAGTTGATGCGGTAGAAAAAGGATGGGTTTTTTCCTGGGAAAAAAAATATTTTTCGGGGAAAAAGAACTCTGATTTATGGATGCGTTTTCTTAAGGTGTATCGCAAACATCAAGTTAAATTTCAATGGATTAAAGGGCACAACAATCACCCTCAAAATGAGCGTTGCGACCAGCTTGCCGTCATGGCTTCTCAACAAGAAAAATTAGCGGTAGACGCATTTTATGAAAGAGAAGAAGAAAAATTGCTATAA
- a CDS encoding amidophosphoribosyltransferase, translated as MSDAIKHECGIALLRLLKPLEYYKQKYGTAFYGIQKMYLLMEKQHNRGQDGAGFASIKLDVEPGERYISRIRSNQSQPIQDVFDQINQRINEELVNNPTYQDNVALQKANIPYVGELFLGHVRYGTFGKNSIESVHPFLRQNNWMHRNLIVAGNFNMTNVKELFQDLVEVGQHPKEMADTVTVMEKIGHFLDDEVTNLYLDCKNEGLTKQEASPVIAERLNIARILKRASKNWDGGYAMAGLLGHGDAFVVRDPAGIRPAYYYHDDEIVVVASERPVIQTVFNVPFEKVEELEAGDAIIVKKNGTVSFETIRESGVKKACSFERIYFSRGSDAEIYQERKLLGKYVFPNVLKEINNDILNSVFSYIPNTAETSFYGMAEAAQKFLDEQKVKTIIERRNTLDEAGLNAILGEKVRTEKIAIKDVKLRTFITEDSSRDDLVSHVYDVTYGVVKPTDNLVIIDDSIVRGTTLKKSIIKILDRLNPKKIVIVSSAPQIRYPDCYGIDMSTLEGFIAFRATLELLKDTNQYHIVDEVYQKAKAQQGLKDTEIVNYVKEIYAPFTDEQISDKMAEMLTSQDIKAKIKIIFQKVEDLHKACPKNLGDWYFTGDYPTSGGNRVVNTAFINFYEGNDARAY; from the coding sequence ATGAGCGACGCTATTAAACACGAATGTGGAATTGCTTTACTTCGACTACTTAAACCATTAGAGTATTACAAACAAAAATATGGTACTGCTTTTTATGGCATACAAAAAATGTATCTCCTCATGGAGAAACAACATAATAGAGGTCAAGATGGAGCAGGTTTTGCAAGTATAAAACTTGATGTAGAACCAGGAGAACGATACATAAGTCGCATTCGTTCTAATCAGTCTCAACCTATTCAAGATGTTTTTGACCAAATTAACCAACGCATCAACGAGGAATTAGTAAATAATCCTACGTATCAAGATAATGTAGCGTTACAAAAAGCAAATATACCTTATGTTGGGGAGCTTTTTTTAGGGCATGTGAGATACGGAACTTTTGGTAAAAATAGTATTGAAAGTGTACACCCATTTTTACGTCAAAATAATTGGATGCATAGAAACTTAATTGTGGCTGGAAATTTCAACATGACAAATGTTAAAGAACTATTTCAAGATTTAGTTGAGGTTGGACAACATCCTAAAGAAATGGCAGATACAGTTACTGTTATGGAAAAAATAGGTCATTTTTTAGATGATGAGGTAACCAATTTATATCTAGATTGTAAAAACGAAGGTCTTACAAAACAAGAGGCTTCTCCAGTAATAGCCGAACGATTAAATATTGCTCGAATACTTAAAAGAGCTTCTAAAAACTGGGATGGCGGTTATGCAATGGCTGGGTTACTAGGTCATGGAGATGCTTTTGTGGTAAGAGATCCGGCAGGTATAAGACCAGCATACTATTATCATGATGACGAAATTGTTGTTGTGGCTTCGGAGCGACCAGTTATTCAAACGGTCTTTAATGTACCTTTTGAAAAAGTGGAAGAATTAGAAGCAGGTGATGCTATTATTGTTAAGAAAAACGGAACGGTTTCTTTTGAAACAATTAGAGAATCGGGAGTAAAAAAAGCGTGTTCATTTGAACGTATTTATTTTTCTAGAGGAAGCGATGCTGAAATTTATCAAGAACGAAAATTGTTAGGTAAATATGTTTTTCCAAATGTGTTAAAAGAAATAAATAACGACATTTTAAATTCGGTGTTTTCGTATATACCAAACACAGCCGAAACTTCTTTTTACGGTATGGCCGAAGCAGCTCAAAAATTTCTAGATGAGCAAAAAGTAAAAACTATTATTGAGAGAAGAAACACATTAGACGAAGCAGGATTAAATGCTATTTTAGGTGAAAAAGTACGCACAGAGAAAATTGCCATTAAGGATGTAAAATTGCGAACATTTATAACTGAAGATAGTAGTAGAGATGATTTAGTTTCACATGTTTATGATGTAACGTATGGTGTAGTAAAACCAACAGATAATTTAGTTATTATAGATGATAGTATTGTTAGAGGCACTACATTAAAGAAAAGTATTATTAAAATTTTAGATCGTTTAAACCCTAAAAAAATAGTAATTGTTTCTTCGGCACCTCAAATTAGATATCCAGATTGTTATGGTATTGATATGAGTACATTAGAAGGTTTTATAGCTTTTAGAGCTACATTAGAACTTTTAAAAGACACAAATCAATATCATATTGTAGATGAAGTGTATCAAAAAGCAAAGGCACAACAAGGCCTAAAAGACACCGAAATTGTAAATTATGTAAAAGAAATTTATGCCCCATTTACAGACGAACAAATTTCAGATAAAATGGCAGAAATGCTTACATCACAAGATATAAAAGCAAAAATTAAAATTATTTTTCAAAAGGTTGAAGATTTGCATAAAGCGTGTCCAAAAAACCTAGGAGATTGGTATTTTACAGGAGATTATCCTACATCAGGCGGAAATAGAGTGGTAAACACTGCCTTTATTAATTTTTATGAAGGAAATGATGCTAGAGCGTATTAA
- the smpB gene encoding SsrA-binding protein SmpB translates to MQKTVNILNKRAKFDYEILETYSAGIVLTGTEIKSIRLGKAGIAESFCEFHGTELFVINSHIEEYAFGTHYNHKTKSERKLLLNKKELKSLNKSIQNKGLAIIPLRLFTNDKGLAKLDIALCKGKKNYDKRESLKEQDTKRDLDRIKKEYKK, encoded by the coding sequence ATGCAAAAAACAGTAAACATACTTAATAAGCGTGCTAAATTTGATTACGAAATTCTCGAAACCTATTCGGCTGGAATTGTATTAACAGGCACCGAAATTAAATCTATTCGTTTAGGAAAAGCCGGAATTGCAGAGAGTTTTTGTGAATTTCATGGAACAGAATTGTTTGTGATTAATTCCCATATAGAAGAATATGCTTTTGGCACACATTATAATCACAAAACTAAAAGTGAACGCAAATTACTTTTAAACAAAAAAGAACTTAAAAGTTTAAACAAAAGCATTCAAAATAAAGGTTTAGCAATTATACCCTTGCGTTTGTTTACTAATGATAAAGGCTTGGCAAAATTAGATATTGCGCTTTGTAAAGGAAAGAAAAACTACGATAAAAGAGAATCTCTAAAAGAGCAAGACACAAAAAGAGATCTTGACAGAATTAAGAAAGAATATAAAAAATAA